A genomic window from Carassius auratus strain Wakin chromosome 45, ASM336829v1, whole genome shotgun sequence includes:
- the olfcb1 gene encoding olfactory receptor CB1, which produces MMRSVGQLCVLGVMMLCSGLGVRCQTPLSGAYLDGDVNCAILSSIHTRVIDLHKRTKPQPFICTGFDLTTFLQSLSAIHTIEEINNSTLLPGIKLGYEVCDPCASPTKALHCVEHLLAINGSLPALVDYTDFRPPVKALLGERYSELSIAIAKLLSLYLHPQISCSSSSPVLSDKLRYPSFMRVIPSDVHQAQAVVNLMSHFSWNWVGVVYGDDDYGQAAYQSFMQESQGKICADFEKVVPHYLDHVDIDKHIKDVAQSIRKSEAKVVLLILKPQLVEKLFTEMIQTNTSRIWIASDAWSMNRYLTKMRDINKVGKIFGFSFSMGIIPGFEDYLKNLRPTPGARNDFIEEYKQLRLNCSLSASSCAVDDLLQAVDLREAYRERVAMYAFAHGLRALLMCNESVCSGDTNFPPWQLVESMRNVNFTLDGNRYSFDKNGDFADGYDLIMWRENNDERFIEIVGKFLLESGDIEILSQFQWINHTLPWSKCSESCPPGSVKNQSKIPCCYNCVPCGEGNYTDDWDQPECLKCPRGLWSKSGDRECRIFEEKYLDWKDSYPIALLAATAIGLVLVLTSLIIFFVHRNTVVVKKADNTMSCFMLLGLAVSFISVIMFIGRPNPHLCRAQQAVYGLGFTLCVSCILVKAYRTFLAFMAFDPHRQHNLRKLYKPLINLVVLTGGQGVILLFWLIFKTPFPDLKWPGTGMVKYVVCDEGSIVGFGVMHGYIALLAFICFFLAFKGRKVPHDFNETGVIIFSMLIHLFVWLCFIPIYIERNQTEQRHIVQASAILASNYGIMFCHFVPKCYIVLWELSENSRALIIGRLARCVNDDMANANITALNAAGRITPDSGIFCHGVGTSVVEISTVSRDVSSTTRPVDFTDLAVPRHAKLRQRHTTQ; this is translated from the exons ATGATGAGGAGTGTTGGTCAGCTCTGTGTGCTGGGGGTGATGATGCTGTGCTCGGGGCTGGGGGTCCGCTGCCAAACCCCTCTGAGCGGAGCGTACCTGGACGGAGACGTTAACTGTGCCATTCTGAGCTCCATTCACACTAGAGTAATCGACCTTCATAAACGAACTAAACCACAGCCCTTCATTTGTACTGG ATTTGATCTGACCACATTTCTACAATCACTGAGTGCCATCCACACGATTGAAGAAATCAATAACTCTACATTGCTTCCGGGGATCAAGCTGGGATATGAAGTCTGTGATCCTTGTGCGTCTCCCACCAAAGCCCTGCACTGTGTGGAGCATCTGCTGGCCATTAACGGATCTCTGCCGGCTCTTGTGGACTACACAGACTTCCGTCCGCCAGTGAAAGCTCTTCTGGGAGAGAGATACTCAGAGTTATCCATCGCCATCGCCAAGCTCCTCAGCCTCTACCTGCATCCTCAG ATCAGCTGCTCGTCCTCTTCTCCCGTCCTCAGTGACAAACTGCGCTATCCGTCCTTCATGCGTGTGATTCCCAGCGACGTCCACCAAGCTCAGGCTGTGGTCAATCTCATGTCTCATTTCTCCTGGAACTGGGTTGGTGTGGTGTATGGAGATGATGACTACGGTCAAGCGGCGTACCAAAGCTTCATGCAAGAGTCCCAGGGAAAAATATGTGCTGACTTTGAGAAGGTGGTTCCACACTACTTGGACCACGTTGATATCGATAAGCACATCAAAGACGTTGCTCAGAGTATACGGAAATCTGAAGCCAAGGTGGTGCTGCTGATTCTGAAGCCACAGCTAGTGGAGAAACTCTTCACGGAGATGATCCAAACCAACACAAGCAGAATCTGGATCGCGAGCGACGCCTGGTCCATGAACCGCTACTTAACAAAAATGAGAGACATCAACAAAGTGGGCAAAATCTTTGGCTTTTCCTTTTCCATGGGAATTATACCAGGGTTCGAAGACTACTTGAAAAACCTCAGGCCAACGCCAGGAGCAAGGAATGACTTCATAGAGGAGTACAAGCAGCTGAGACTGAACTGCTCCCTGTCGGCCTCCTCCTGTGCCGTAGATGACCTGCTGCAGGCGGTGGACCTGAGAGAAGCCTACAGAGAGAGAGTGGCCATGTATGCTTTCGCTCACGGACTCAGGGCTCTGCTGATGTGCAACGAGTCCGTCTGCTCGGGGGACACCAACTTCCCTCCCTGGCAG CTAGTGGAAAGTATGCGCAATGTGAATTTCACCCTCGATGGCAACAGATATTCCTTTGATAAAAACGGTGACTTTGCGGATGGTTACGACCTCATCATGTGGAGGGAAAATAATGATGAACGCTTTATTGAAATCGTGGGAAAATTCCTCTTGGAAAGTGGAGACATCGAGATCCTCAGCCAATTCCAGTGGATAAATCACACA CTGCCCTGGTCCAAGTGCTCAGAGTCTTGTCCTCCTGGTTCTGTGAAGAACCAGTCCAAGATCCCCTGCTGCTACAACTGTGTTCCTTGTGGTGAAGGAAATTACACGGATGACTGGG ATCAACCTGAATGTCTGAAATGTCCCCGTGGATTGTGGTCTAAATCGGGAGACCGTGAATGCAGGATATTCGAGGAGAAGTATCTGGATTGGAAGGACAGTTATCCCATAGCTCTGTTAGCGGCTACAGCGATAGGCTTAGTTCTAGTGTTGACATCACTCATCATTTTCTTTGTGCACAGAAACACAGTAGTGGTCAAAAAGGCTGACAATACGATGTCTTGTTTCATGTTACTGGGCTTGGCGGTCAGCTTCATCAGTGTAATCATGTTCATCGGCAGGCCAAACCCACATCTGTGTCGGGCACAGCAGGCCGTGTACGGTCTCGGTTTCACTCTGTGTGTTTCATGCATCCTGGTTAAAGCCTACCGCACGTTTCTGGCTTTCATGGCTTTTGATCCACACAGGCAGCATAACTTAAGAAAACTCTACAAGCCTCTTATCAATTTGGTCGTGCTAACTGGTGGCCAAGGTGTCATCCTATTATTCTGGCTGATTTTCAAGACTCCTTTCCCAGATTTAAAGTGGCCGGGAACTGGGATGGTAAAATACGTTGTCTGTGACGAGGGCTCCATTGTAGGTTTTGGGGTGATGCATGGTTACATAGCTCTATTGGCCttcatttgtttctttcttgCTTTCAAGGGTAGAAAAGTCCCCCATGATTTCAACGAGACTGGTGTCATCATCTTTAGTATGTTGATTCATCTGTTTGTCTGGCTTTGCTTTATTCCCATTTATATTGAAAGAAACCAGACAGAGCAGCGGCACATTGTTCAAGCTTCAGCCATCCTGGCCTCCAACTATGGcataatgttttgtcattttgtccCAAAGTGCTACATAGTCCTGTGGGAGCTGTCTGAGAACTCAAGGGCGTTGATCATAGGCAGGTTGGCTAGATGTGTTAATGATGACATGGCCAATGCAAACATCACTGCATTAAACGCGGCGGGTCGAATCACTCCAGACTCAGGCATCTTCTGCCATGGTGTGGGAACATCGGTGGTAGAGATCAGCACGGTTTCTAGAGATGTTTCCAGTACTACGAGGCCTGTGGACTTTACAGACCTAGCGGTGCCCCGCCATGCCAAATTGAGACAAAGACACACCACTCAGTAG